The Actinocatenispora sera genome has a window encoding:
- a CDS encoding MFS transporter codes for MAGTAVGGQGPARPVWALAGVVPAAWLAVFAGTLATGTTLRAISRDLHLVSAQGMTRIVLPYLVAAVLLLPLGYLLGRRAPNAVAVPAAALLVIGLAVAAFAPNATVLTVSRVLAGIAAGALVGTAAALVVGVAPAMRTALAVVAGAGAVLAAVLGVVLGGLFTTQLGFRTGFLFALVLGLIVGLAVAVVAVVGLARRPPQRPAVPRR; via the coding sequence ATGGCCGGGACGGCCGTTGGCGGGCAGGGTCCGGCGCGGCCGGTGTGGGCGCTCGCCGGGGTCGTACCGGCGGCGTGGCTGGCGGTGTTCGCCGGCACGCTGGCGACCGGAACCACGCTGCGGGCCATCAGCCGGGACCTGCACCTGGTCAGCGCGCAGGGGATGACCCGGATCGTCCTGCCGTACCTGGTCGCGGCCGTCCTGCTGCTCCCGCTCGGGTACCTGCTCGGCCGGCGGGCACCGAACGCTGTCGCGGTGCCGGCCGCCGCGCTGCTGGTGATCGGCCTCGCCGTCGCCGCGTTCGCCCCGAACGCCACCGTGTTGACGGTGTCCCGGGTGCTCGCCGGCATCGCTGCCGGTGCGCTCGTCGGTACCGCCGCCGCGCTGGTTGTCGGGGTCGCGCCGGCCATGCGCACGGCGCTCGCCGTCGTCGCCGGTGCCGGCGCCGTGCTCGCGGCGGTGCTCGGTGTCGTGCTGGGCGGGCTGTTCACCACGCAGCTGGGCTTCCGCACCGGGTTCCTGTTCGCGCTGGTCCTGGGGCTGATCGTCGGACTGGCGGTGGCCGTAGTCGCCGTGGTCGGGCTGGCCCGGCGCCCGCCCCAGCGGCCGGCGGTGCCCCGCCGCTGA
- a CDS encoding bifunctional glycosyltransferase/CDP-glycerol:glycerophosphate glycerophosphotransferase has protein sequence MPLLSIVVPVYKVQGYLRDCLDSLLNQQFRDIEVIAVDDRSPDHSGAIIDEYEAADPRVTAVHLPVNGGLGPARNAGLKLATGEYVWFVDSDDWIAPESLTAIAERLAATAPDVLVVDYARAYWDNRIVRNSAAAQLQGAPEVFRIDEFPQLLQVFPCAWTKIVRRENLLRWNLEFPPGYYEDLPFTYPLLCAADRITILDQVVVYYRQRRHGSILRTNGEKHLVMLDQYQLTFERLAALGDRATPILPVVYGRMVDHLLVLLGGSPRLGSDHPANSLRRRFFAGAARLCRAHEPAGWTPPPELGHPVRYRLLKQGSWARFSGPRLALRALRMARGKVRGLRRRGGRLKYRLKRSLLYRYYRVQCKLPVDENLAVYEIYWGAGYGCHNRAIYEKARELAPNVRGIWLVKPEAVATMPPGVEYAVNGSAAYYRVLARARYLFNNVNFPVSTPKRPGSVHIQTHHGTPLKAMGIDTQNSPILAAQNNFAELLRKCDRWDYAISSSPYCSVVWEHAYPISVTTLEYGSPRNDVLTTAPADSAARLRAELGIGADEKVVLYAPTFREYRKPGDPLIDHRELADALGPNSRLLVRGHHLDRGGDGTDADGRVIDVSDRGDIQDLYPIADVLLTDYSSAMFDFLVLDRPVVVFAPDWELYRTLRGAYFDLMAEAPGLVARTSEELLTALRTGAYASPELDAARRRFRAVFCPYDDGHATERVVRKVFHGEDPDPFGPAAPLSGVLPRPLVPAPAVD, from the coding sequence CCGCGGGTCACCGCGGTGCACCTGCCGGTCAACGGTGGGCTCGGACCGGCCCGCAACGCCGGGCTGAAGCTCGCCACCGGCGAGTACGTCTGGTTCGTCGATTCCGACGACTGGATCGCGCCGGAGTCACTGACCGCGATCGCCGAGCGCCTCGCGGCCACCGCGCCCGACGTCCTGGTCGTCGACTACGCGCGGGCGTACTGGGACAACCGCATCGTGCGCAACTCCGCCGCCGCGCAGCTGCAGGGTGCGCCCGAGGTCTTCCGGATCGACGAGTTCCCGCAACTGCTGCAGGTGTTCCCCTGCGCCTGGACGAAGATCGTGCGCCGGGAGAACCTGCTGCGGTGGAACCTCGAGTTCCCGCCCGGGTACTACGAGGACCTGCCGTTCACCTACCCGCTGCTGTGCGCCGCCGACCGGATCACGATCCTCGACCAGGTCGTTGTCTACTACCGGCAGCGCCGGCACGGCTCGATCCTGCGCACCAACGGCGAGAAGCACCTGGTCATGCTCGACCAGTACCAGCTGACCTTCGAGCGGCTGGCTGCCCTCGGCGACCGTGCGACACCGATCCTGCCGGTGGTTTACGGCCGGATGGTCGACCACCTGCTGGTCCTGCTCGGCGGGAGCCCGCGGCTGGGCTCCGACCATCCGGCCAACTCGCTGCGCCGGCGGTTCTTCGCCGGCGCGGCCCGGCTGTGCCGGGCGCACGAGCCGGCCGGCTGGACGCCGCCGCCGGAGCTGGGTCACCCGGTGCGGTACCGGCTGCTCAAGCAGGGATCCTGGGCCAGGTTCAGCGGACCTCGCCTCGCGCTCCGGGCGCTCCGGATGGCCCGCGGCAAGGTACGCGGGCTGCGCCGGCGCGGCGGGCGACTCAAGTACCGCCTGAAGCGGTCGCTGCTGTACCGCTACTACCGGGTGCAGTGCAAGCTTCCGGTCGACGAGAACCTCGCCGTGTACGAGATCTACTGGGGCGCGGGCTACGGCTGCCACAACCGGGCCATCTACGAGAAGGCACGCGAGCTGGCCCCGAACGTCCGCGGGATCTGGCTGGTCAAGCCGGAGGCGGTCGCGACCATGCCACCCGGCGTCGAGTACGCGGTGAACGGGAGCGCTGCCTACTACCGGGTGCTGGCGCGGGCCAGGTACCTGTTCAACAACGTCAACTTCCCGGTGTCGACACCGAAACGGCCCGGCAGCGTGCACATCCAGACCCACCACGGCACTCCGCTGAAGGCGATGGGCATCGACACGCAGAACTCGCCGATCCTGGCGGCGCAGAACAACTTCGCCGAGCTGCTGCGCAAGTGCGACCGTTGGGACTACGCCATCTCGTCCAGCCCGTACTGCAGCGTCGTCTGGGAACACGCCTACCCGATCAGCGTCACCACGCTGGAGTACGGCTCCCCGCGCAACGACGTCCTGACCACCGCCCCGGCCGACTCCGCGGCCCGGTTGCGCGCCGAGCTCGGCATCGGCGCCGACGAGAAGGTGGTGCTCTACGCGCCGACTTTCCGGGAGTACCGCAAGCCGGGTGATCCGCTGATCGATCACCGGGAGCTGGCCGACGCGCTCGGCCCGAACTCCCGGCTGCTGGTCCGCGGCCACCACCTCGATCGCGGCGGCGACGGGACCGACGCCGACGGGCGGGTCATCGACGTCTCCGACCGTGGCGACATCCAGGACCTGTACCCGATCGCCGACGTGCTGCTCACCGACTACTCGTCGGCGATGTTCGACTTCCTCGTCCTGGACCGGCCGGTGGTCGTCTTCGCGCCGGACTGGGAGCTCTACCGGACGCTGCGCGGCGCGTACTTCGACCTGATGGCCGAAGCGCCCGGCCTGGTCGCCCGGACCAGCGAGGAGCTGCTCACCGCGCTGCGGACCGGTGCGTACGCCTCGCCCGAGCTGGACGCCGCCCGGCGCCGCTTCCGCGCCGTGTTCTGCCCGTACGACGACGGGCACGCGACCGAGCGGGTGGTCCGCAAGGTCTTCCACGGCGAGGACCCCGACCCGTTCGGCCCGGCCGCCCCGTTGTCGGGCGTCCTACCGCGCCCGCTCGTACCGGCGCCCGCCGTCGACTGA